In a genomic window of Onychostoma macrolepis isolate SWU-2019 chromosome 08, ASM1243209v1, whole genome shotgun sequence:
- the lhfpl5b gene encoding LHFPL tetraspan subfamily member 5b isoform X2, giving the protein MANEKMLPAQEAAKIYHTNYVRNARAIGVLWAVFTIFFAIITVVVFIQPYWIGDSVNTPQAGYFGLFHYCIGNPITSELVCKGSVFDFGSIPSGAFRTAMFFVGTSMLLIVGTIVCLGLFFFCNSASVYKICAWMQTSSAVLMVMGCMIYPDGWDAPEVKRMCGERTDKYTLGNCTVRWAYILGIISILDAALLALLAFTLGNRQDKLLPDDFEVENNDKA; this is encoded by the exons ATGGCGAATGAGAAGATGCTTCCAGCCCAAGAGGCTGCCAAAATCTACCACACCAATTATGTGAGAAATGCCAGGGCCATCGGCGTCCTGTGGGCTGTTTTCACCATATTCTTCGCCATCATAACGGTGGTGGTCTTCATTCAGCCCTACTGGATCGGTGACAGTGTTAACACGCCGCAGGCTGGATACTTTGGGCTTTTTCACTACTGTATTGGCAACCCCATCACCTCCGAATTGGTCTGTAAAGGAAGTGTGTTTGATTTTGGTTCGATCCCCTCTGGGGCTTTCAGGACTGCTATGTTTTTTGTAGGCACCTCAATGCTCCTTATTGTGGGCACCATTGTGTGCTTGGGTCTTTTCTTCTTCTGCAACTCCGCAAGTGTGTATAAGATATGCGCATGGATGCAAACATCTTCAG CTGTGTTGATGGTGATGGGTTGTATGATTTATCCGGACGGCTGGGATGCTCCGGAGGTAAAGCGGATGTGTGGCGAGAGGACGGACAAGTACACGCTGGGGAACTGCACCGTTCGGTGGGCCTATATTCTAGGCATTATCAGCATCCTGGACGCAGCGTTACTGGCACTGCTTGCCTTCACTCTGGGCAACCGGCAAGACAAACTGCTGCCAGATGACTTCGAGGTGGAGAATAATG